A portion of the Podospora pseudoanserina strain CBS 124.78 chromosome 2, whole genome shotgun sequence genome contains these proteins:
- a CDS encoding hypothetical protein (EggNog:ENOG503P2PM; COG:K) encodes MEAGDSGNRQSGIPTANSNPLDHFDRRPRDQRIDTSYREGQNMATATIISPSAPGYHQHHSSYNSGYPHSAPVTSIPGMISPVEPRRSAEEPESANNHRQSLPSISEVISGTKPGSFAPPVPQQMPPQSLPAPFSVASLTGPPRSFEAGVEKNQSPRTLHPVSSGYPRSDTLPAFSDPSRPALASRPAPPPLNTFSGPHHSPSHAHKVDSAESDHRPPQPQQPPLSAGHREQPPQQLPGLYSETGRLPPGQLPLSAYPASPRSSGPSFASPYDSQRPPAYGEENSEYMHHRLSDYKAALDKHYETYGYQDALQIVANSCRTGFNFAEAYVAAAREQGGSQPILSRMPTENEVGGLLNSLLLALKKLEEVREMIQRNRIQDERARDHGRKPEDEDVAMYNDGMKPAYSLNEVKKRRGLTKLSKQRAAPPGRCHSCNRIDTPEWRRGPDGARTLCNACGLHYAKLERKRQLDQRSLRPKPSEDRS; translated from the exons ATGGAAGCGGGTGATTCGGGTAACAGGCAAAG TGGAATTCCAActgccaacagcaaccccttGGATCATTTTGATAGACGACCTCGAGACCAACGCATCGATACCTCGTATAGAGAAGGGCAAAACATGGCGACCGCTACCATCATCAGCCCGAGCGCCCCGGGTTACCATCAGCATCACTCTTCGTATAATTCGGGATACCCACACTCGGCTCCCGTCACCAGCATCCCTGGCATGATCTCGCCGGTTGAGCCGCGCCGGTCGGCTGAAGAACCAGAATCCGCTAACAACCACCGGCAATCCCTCCCTTCCATCTCCGAAGTCATCTCGGGGACAAAGCCTGGGTCATTTGCACCCCCAGTGCCTCAACAAATGCCTCCTCAGAGCCTCCCAGCGCCTTTCTCGGTCGCATCGCTCACAGGTCCGCCACGGTCCTTTGAGGCTGGAGTCGAGAAGAACCAGTCGCCAAGAACACTGCATCCTGTATCGTCGGGTTACCCACGATCAGATACCCTCCCTGCCTTCTCTGACCCATCACGGCCTGCTTTGGCTAGCCGACCtgcacctccaccactgAACACTTTCTCGGGGCCACACCACTCCCCTTCACATGCACACAAAGTCGACTCGGCTGAGTCGGACCACAGGCCACCGCAGCCACAACAACCGCCTCTCAGCGCTGGCCATCGCGAGCAGCCGCCGCAGCAGTTGCCAGGGCTTTATTCTGAAACCGGACGCCTGCCACCTGGACAGTTGCCTCTGTCGGCATACCCAGCATCCCCTAGAAGCTCAGGACCAAGCTTCGCATCCCCATATGATTCGCAACGGCCACCTGCGTATGGTGAGGAAAACAGCGAATATATGCACCATCGGTTGTCGGACTACAAGGCCGCCCTGGACAAGCATTACGAAACATATGGCTACCAAGATGCTCTGCAAATC GTTGCCAACTCGTGCCGTACTGGCTTCAATTTTGCCGAGGCCTACGTAGCTGCCGCGCGGGAGCAGGGTGGCTCGCAGCCCATCCTGTCGAGAATGCCCACCGAGAACGAGGTCGGCGGGcttctcaacagcctcctgcttgccctcaagaagctcgaggaggtgCGGGAAATGATTCAACGGAATAGAATTCAGGACGAGCGAGCGCGCGATCACGGCCGAAAgcccgaggacgaggatgtgGCCATGTACAACGACGGGATGAAGCCAGCCTACAGTCTGAACGAGGTTAAGAAGCGGCGCGGc CTAACAAAGTTATCAAAACAGCGTGCGGCTCCTCCCGGACGGTGTCACAGCTGCAACAGGATTGACACCCCAGAGTGGAGGCGCGGTCCCGACGGGGCGAGGACGCTATGCAACGCCTGCGGTCTTCACTATGCGAAACTGGAGCGAAAAAGGCAGCTTGATCAGAGGTCGCTGAGGCCAAAGCCATCCGAGGACCGGAGCTAG